From Aquabacter sp. L1I39, the proteins below share one genomic window:
- the paaA gene encoding 1,2-phenylacetyl-CoA epoxidase subunit PaaA, with product MYTQALNANPDANDRTLEDAALLARFQARIDDEQRIEPNDWMPAAYRKTLTRQISQHAHSEIIGMLPEGNWITRAPSLRRKAALLAKVQDECGHGLYLYAAAETLGTSREELVDQLLSGKAKYSSIFNYPTLTWADIGAIGWLVDGAAIMNQIPLCRCSYGPYARAMIRVCKEESFHQRQGYEIMLTLAKGSAEQKEMAQDALNRWWWPCLMMFGPPDAASQHSDASTRWKIKRFSNDELRQKFVDATVPQAHYLGLTLPDPDLKLNEETGHWEYGAIDWEEFKQVIAGNGPCNRDRMAARRKAHDDGAWVRDAALAFAEKRKAKAAA from the coding sequence ATGTACACGCAGGCTCTCAACGCCAATCCCGACGCCAATGACCGCACGCTGGAAGATGCCGCGCTGCTCGCGCGCTTTCAGGCGCGCATCGACGATGAGCAGCGCATCGAGCCCAATGACTGGATGCCGGCCGCCTATCGCAAGACGCTGACCCGGCAGATTTCCCAGCATGCCCATTCCGAGATCATCGGCATGCTGCCCGAGGGCAACTGGATCACCCGCGCCCCCTCGCTCCGCCGCAAGGCGGCCCTGCTCGCCAAGGTGCAGGACGAGTGCGGCCATGGCCTTTATCTCTACGCGGCCGCCGAGACGCTGGGCACCTCGCGCGAGGAGCTGGTGGACCAGCTCCTCTCCGGCAAGGCGAAATATTCGTCCATCTTCAACTACCCGACCCTGACCTGGGCGGACATCGGCGCCATCGGCTGGCTGGTGGACGGCGCGGCGATCATGAACCAGATCCCGCTGTGCCGCTGCTCCTACGGCCCCTATGCCCGCGCCATGATCCGGGTGTGCAAGGAGGAATCCTTCCACCAGCGCCAGGGCTACGAGATCATGCTGACGCTGGCCAAGGGCAGCGCCGAGCAGAAGGAGATGGCGCAGGACGCGCTGAACCGCTGGTGGTGGCCCTGCCTGATGATGTTCGGCCCGCCCGATGCGGCCAGCCAGCATTCGGACGCCTCCACCCGCTGGAAGATCAAGCGCTTCTCCAATGACGAGCTGCGCCAGAAGTTCGTCGATGCCACGGTGCCGCAGGCCCATTATCTGGGCCTCACCCTTCCCGACCCGGATCTCAAGCTCAACGAAGAGACCGGCCACTGGGAGTACGGCGCCATCGACTGGGAGGAGTTCAAGCAGGTGATCGCCGGCAACGGCCCCTGCAACCGCGACCGCATGGCCGCCCGCCGCAAGGCGCACGACGATGGCGCCTGGGTGCGCGATGCCGCGCTCGCTTTCGCCGAGAAGCGCAAGGCCAAGGCCGCCGCCTGA
- a CDS encoding alkylphosphonate utilization protein, with the protein MSTEGDYVYDEATGEWLSPEDAAARKAEAGSGVEVRDALGNLLQDGDSVTLIKDLTVKGAGQTLKRGTVIKTIRLTGDAQEIDCRYPGIKGLVLRAEFVKKV; encoded by the coding sequence ATGAGCACCGAAGGCGATTATGTGTATGACGAAGCCACCGGCGAATGGCTGAGCCCCGAGGATGCCGCCGCCCGGAAGGCTGAGGCCGGCTCCGGCGTCGAGGTGCGCGACGCGCTGGGCAACCTGCTGCAGGACGGCGATAGCGTGACCCTGATCAAAGACCTGACGGTCAAGGGCGCGGGCCAGACGCTGAAGCGCGGCACCGTCATCAAGACCATCCGCCTCACCGGCGACGCGCAGGAGATCGACTGCCGCTATCCCGGCATCAAGGGCCTAGTGCTGCGCGCGGAGTTCGTCAAGAAGGTCTGA
- the fumC gene encoding class II fumarate hydratase, translating into MTEMRTETDSLGEVQVPADKLWGAQTQRSLEHFSIGKDLMPREMITAYATLKKGAAAANHKGGRLPDEQFKLITATCDEILAGQHHDMFPLHVWMTGSGTQFNMNVNEVISNRCCQMAGNPLGSKTPVHPNDHVNMSQSSNDSFPSAMHVAVGVNATTRLIPAVTALRDAITAKAEEWKDIVKIGRTHMQDATPLTLGQEWSGYAGMLTDDLERIDDALKGVYRLALGGTAVGTGINAAPGFAEAVAAEIAALTGLPYVTAPNKFTVQGAHDALVQFSGTLRTLAASLYKIGNDIRLMSCGPRAGFAELIIPENEPGSSIMPGKVNPTQAEALTMLAVQMMANDVAVGFGGASGYLEMNVYKPLMIFNICNSITLATDGCTNFRRFLVEGTKPNLKKIAEYVDRSLMLVTALAPVIGYDKASKIAHHAMDNDLTLKEAALELAYVTEDEFHRVVDPTKMVKPYVAHEGD; encoded by the coding sequence ATGACTGAGATGCGCACCGAAACCGACAGCCTGGGCGAAGTCCAGGTTCCCGCCGACAAGCTCTGGGGCGCGCAGACGCAGCGCTCCCTGGAGCATTTCAGCATCGGCAAGGACCTGATGCCGCGGGAGATGATCACCGCCTACGCCACCCTCAAGAAGGGCGCGGCGGCGGCGAACCACAAAGGCGGGCGCCTGCCGGACGAGCAATTCAAGCTCATCACCGCCACCTGCGACGAGATCCTCGCCGGCCAGCACCACGACATGTTCCCGCTGCATGTGTGGATGACCGGCTCGGGCACCCAGTTCAACATGAATGTGAACGAGGTGATCTCCAACCGCTGCTGCCAGATGGCGGGCAACCCGCTGGGCTCGAAGACGCCGGTCCATCCCAATGACCACGTCAACATGTCCCAGTCCTCCAACGATTCCTTCCCCTCGGCCATGCATGTGGCGGTGGGCGTGAACGCCACCACGCGCCTCATCCCCGCCGTCACCGCTCTGCGCGATGCCATCACCGCCAAGGCAGAGGAGTGGAAGGACATCGTCAAGATCGGCCGCACCCACATGCAGGATGCCACGCCCCTGACGCTCGGTCAGGAATGGTCGGGCTATGCGGGCATGCTGACCGACGATCTGGAGCGCATCGACGACGCGCTGAAGGGTGTCTATCGCCTGGCGCTCGGTGGCACGGCGGTGGGCACTGGCATCAATGCCGCCCCCGGCTTTGCCGAGGCGGTGGCGGCGGAGATTGCCGCCCTCACCGGCCTGCCTTATGTGACCGCGCCCAACAAGTTCACGGTGCAGGGCGCCCATGACGCGCTGGTGCAGTTCTCCGGCACGCTGCGCACGCTCGCCGCCTCACTCTACAAGATCGGCAACGACATCCGCCTCATGTCGTGCGGCCCGCGCGCTGGCTTTGCCGAGTTGATCATCCCGGAGAACGAGCCCGGCTCCTCCATCATGCCCGGCAAGGTGAACCCCACCCAGGCCGAGGCACTGACCATGCTGGCCGTGCAGATGATGGCCAATGACGTGGCGGTGGGCTTTGGCGGCGCCAGCGGCTATCTGGAGATGAACGTCTACAAGCCGCTGATGATCTTCAACATCTGCAACTCGATCACGCTCGCCACGGACGGCTGCACCAATTTCCGCCGCTTCCTGGTTGAGGGCACCAAGCCGAACCTGAAGAAGATCGCCGAATATGTGGACCGCTCGCTGATGCTGGTGACGGCCCTTGCCCCGGTGATCGGCTATGACAAGGCCTCCAAGATCGCCCACCACGCCATGGACAACGACCTCACCCTGAAGGAGGCGGCGCTGGAACTGGCCTATGTCACCGAGGACGAGTTCCACCGCGTGGTGGACCCGACCAAGATGGTGAAGCCCTACGTGGCGCACGAGGGCGACTGA
- a CDS encoding NAD-dependent malic enzyme, producing the protein MTASGFSLLHDSELNRGSAFAVEDRARLGLEGLLPPGADTLETQVARVHLQLEQLDNDLQKYLLLSDLQARNQTLYYATLMSDPATFMPLVYTPTVGEACQKFDHFLRATRGLYLPITAKGRLKSLIANWPYKDIRFIVVTDGERILGLGDLGVNGMGIPVGKLALYTVCAGVPPEMTLPITLDVGTNNATYLDDPLYLGLRQQRVRGAEYDAFIEEFVTAIAELYPKCCIQWEDFANFHAVPILERYRDRTCTYNDDIQGTAAVAVAGIYGALRISKEKLTDQTFLFLGGGSAATGIAELISEAMVLEGATIEEARARCWLFDINGLMVSSRTDVADFQKPFAHDHAAISSFVEAIEQLKPTGIVGVSTVPKLFNQAVIEAMARINARPIIFPYSNPTSRSECTAEEAYKWSEGRAIFASGSPFPPVKLGDKTFIPGQGNNVYIFPAMGMAVLATQATRVTQDMFIVAAQAVAELVTQEELDSGLIYPPQHDIRAASLHVAARIAERIFDNGLARVERPADIAAHIEAMAYQPAYPAV; encoded by the coding sequence ATGACCGCTTCCGGCTTTTCCCTCCTGCACGATTCCGAACTCAATCGCGGCAGCGCCTTCGCCGTGGAGGACCGGGCGCGCCTCGGCCTCGAAGGCCTGCTGCCGCCCGGCGCCGATACGTTGGAGACCCAGGTCGCCCGCGTGCACCTGCAATTGGAGCAGCTCGATAACGACCTGCAAAAGTACCTGCTTCTGAGCGATCTCCAGGCCCGCAACCAGACGCTCTATTACGCCACGCTCATGTCCGACCCGGCCACCTTCATGCCGCTGGTCTATACCCCCACCGTGGGCGAGGCCTGCCAGAAGTTCGATCATTTCCTGCGCGCCACGCGCGGCCTCTATCTGCCCATCACCGCCAAGGGGCGGCTGAAGTCCCTCATCGCCAACTGGCCGTACAAGGACATCCGCTTCATCGTGGTCACCGACGGCGAGCGCATCCTCGGCCTCGGCGATCTCGGCGTGAACGGCATGGGCATTCCGGTGGGCAAGCTTGCCCTCTATACGGTGTGCGCTGGCGTGCCCCCGGAAATGACGCTGCCCATCACCCTGGACGTGGGCACCAACAACGCCACCTATCTGGACGACCCGCTTTATCTCGGTCTGCGCCAGCAGCGGGTGCGCGGGGCGGAGTATGACGCCTTCATCGAGGAATTCGTCACCGCCATCGCCGAGCTCTATCCCAAGTGCTGCATCCAGTGGGAAGACTTCGCCAATTTCCACGCTGTGCCCATCCTGGAGCGCTACAGGGACCGCACCTGCACCTATAATGACGACATCCAGGGCACGGCGGCGGTGGCGGTGGCGGGCATCTATGGCGCCCTGCGCATCTCCAAGGAGAAGCTTACCGACCAGACCTTCCTGTTCCTGGGCGGCGGCTCGGCTGCCACCGGCATTGCCGAACTGATCAGCGAGGCCATGGTGCTGGAAGGCGCCACCATCGAGGAGGCGCGGGCGCGCTGCTGGCTGTTCGACATTAACGGCCTGATGGTGTCCTCGCGCACCGACGTCGCCGACTTCCAGAAGCCCTTCGCCCATGACCATGCGGCGATCAGCTCGTTCGTCGAGGCCATCGAGCAGTTGAAGCCCACCGGCATTGTGGGCGTCTCCACCGTGCCCAAGCTGTTCAATCAGGCGGTGATCGAGGCCATGGCCAGGATCAATGCCCGGCCCATCATCTTCCCCTATTCCAACCCCACCTCGCGCTCCGAATGCACGGCGGAAGAGGCCTATAAGTGGTCGGAAGGGCGGGCCATCTTTGCCTCGGGCAGCCCGTTCCCGCCGGTGAAGCTCGGCGACAAGACCTTCATCCCCGGCCAGGGCAACAACGTCTATATCTTCCCGGCCATGGGCATGGCCGTGCTGGCCACCCAGGCCACACGCGTCACCCAGGACATGTTCATCGTCGCCGCCCAGGCGGTGGCCGAACTGGTGACGCAAGAGGAGCTGGACAGCGGCCTCATCTATCCGCCCCAGCACGACATCCGCGCCGCCTCCCTCCATGTGGCCGCGCGCATTGCCGAGCGGATCTTCGACAATGGCCTTGCCCGCGTGGAACGGCCCGCCGACATCGCCGCCCATATCGAGGCCATGGCTTATCAGCCCGCCTATCCGGCGGTCTGA
- a CDS encoding threonine/serine ThrE exporter family protein produces MGDASPAGEEEVIALLRACARLLFCNGQTTERTVRNLTRLADHFGLTLSVGARWGEVALRFERPERGEWLEIVPAIPAGVEMHKVTETLKMMDAVRAGSLGPSDALARIKDVEHLPPVSLLRFAGLAGAGAAALSVIFGATDPVTILLVFISAFAGACVRRWLARVAPTPLPQPLAAAFLAGLIAVGVGHLLPSSAVFVIALCPCMVLVPGPHLLNGAIDLARMRVPLAIERLAFASLLVLLITVGLLAGLSVGGQSIPLTAGGASVALPVDMIAAAIAVAAYGTFFSMPWRWLPLPMAVGMVAHALHWGVLAMGGGAALSSFVACLFVGAVVTPLSNRLHLPFAAFAFASVVSLIPGSFVFRMADALIGMANAGPAAAPQLLTAAAVYGTTSVAVMVAMAFGLILPKMLIEDIDPPKDT; encoded by the coding sequence ATGGGGGATGCATCGCCGGCCGGCGAGGAAGAGGTCATCGCCCTGCTGCGCGCCTGCGCCCGTCTTCTGTTCTGCAACGGACAGACCACGGAGCGCACGGTCCGCAACCTCACGCGGCTCGCCGACCATTTCGGCCTGACGCTCTCGGTCGGCGCCCGTTGGGGCGAGGTGGCGCTGCGGTTCGAGCGGCCAGAGCGGGGCGAGTGGCTGGAAATCGTGCCCGCCATCCCCGCCGGCGTGGAGATGCACAAGGTCACCGAGACCTTGAAGATGATGGACGCGGTGCGAGCCGGTTCACTTGGCCCCTCGGATGCCCTCGCCCGGATCAAGGACGTGGAGCACCTGCCCCCCGTCTCCCTGCTGCGCTTCGCCGGCCTTGCCGGTGCCGGCGCTGCGGCGCTGTCGGTGATCTTCGGCGCCACCGATCCCGTCACGATCCTCCTCGTCTTCATCAGCGCCTTTGCCGGGGCGTGCGTCCGGCGGTGGCTGGCGCGGGTGGCGCCCACGCCCCTGCCCCAGCCGCTGGCGGCCGCCTTTCTCGCCGGCCTCATTGCCGTGGGGGTCGGGCATCTGCTGCCCTCCAGCGCCGTGTTCGTCATCGCGCTCTGCCCCTGCATGGTGCTGGTGCCGGGCCCCCATCTCCTGAACGGGGCCATTGATCTCGCCCGCATGCGCGTGCCCTTGGCCATCGAGCGCCTGGCCTTTGCCAGCCTCCTGGTGCTGCTCATCACGGTGGGCCTGCTGGCGGGCCTCTCGGTGGGCGGCCAGAGCATTCCCCTGACAGCGGGCGGCGCCAGCGTCGCCTTGCCGGTGGACATGATCGCGGCGGCCATCGCGGTGGCCGCCTATGGCACCTTCTTTTCCATGCCCTGGCGCTGGCTGCCTCTGCCCATGGCAGTGGGCATGGTGGCGCATGCGCTGCATTGGGGCGTGCTTGCGATGGGGGGCGGCGCGGCGCTCTCGTCCTTCGTCGCCTGCCTCTTTGTCGGCGCGGTGGTGACGCCGTTGAGCAACCGCCTGCACTTGCCCTTCGCGGCCTTCGCCTTCGCCTCGGTGGTGTCGCTGATCCCGGGCTCCTTCGTGTTCCGCATGGCGGACGCCCTGATCGGCATGGCCAATGCGGGCCCGGCCGCGGCGCCGCAATTGCTGACGGCCGCCGCCGTCTACGGCACCACATCGGTGGCGGTGATGGTGGCCATGGCCTTCGGCCTCATCCTGCCGAAGATGCTGATCGAGGACATCGATCCGCCGAAGGACACCTGA
- the paaX gene encoding phenylacetic acid degradation operon negative regulatory protein PaaX — protein sequence MPDASSPTQAALNQILDHVRAEPSRTWSIIITIYGDAIVPRGGSVWLGTLLAFFNAMGIADGVVRTAVSRLASDGWLERTRIGRNSFYRLADKGRETFRRASAHIYAQRPPDWRGHFEMLFLDGISSREGLREALSDAGFGSPAAGVWIAPGGAAVPSEAADSLHVEARGGPDEARTLAARAWPLAQTGEAYGRFLAVFGPLGAALADGGGMSDLDRLVARVLLIHEYRRIVLRDPLLPAEILPADWPGAAARALCADIYGALVEGSERWLDAHGVNEHGALPPPAADLRRRFRA from the coding sequence ATGCCGGACGCCTCCTCGCCCACCCAAGCGGCGCTGAACCAGATCCTCGACCATGTGCGGGCCGAGCCCTCGCGCACCTGGTCCATCATCATCACCATCTATGGCGATGCCATCGTGCCGCGCGGCGGCAGCGTGTGGCTGGGCACGCTCTTGGCCTTCTTCAATGCCATGGGGATCGCCGACGGGGTGGTGCGCACGGCCGTCTCGCGCCTGGCCTCCGATGGCTGGCTGGAGCGCACGCGCATCGGCCGCAACTCCTTCTACCGACTGGCGGACAAGGGCCGCGAGACCTTCCGGCGGGCGAGCGCGCACATCTATGCCCAGCGTCCGCCGGACTGGCGCGGGCATTTCGAGATGCTGTTCCTGGATGGCATTTCCAGCCGCGAGGGCTTGCGCGAAGCCTTGTCCGATGCCGGCTTCGGCTCGCCGGCCGCGGGCGTTTGGATCGCGCCCGGCGGAGCGGCCGTGCCCAGCGAGGCGGCCGACAGCCTCCATGTGGAAGCCCGAGGCGGGCCGGATGAGGCGCGCACCCTGGCCGCCCGCGCCTGGCCGCTGGCCCAGACCGGCGAAGCCTATGGGCGTTTCCTGGCCGTCTTCGGTCCGCTCGGCGCGGCGCTGGCGGATGGTGGCGGCATGAGCGACCTCGACCGGCTGGTGGCGCGGGTTCTGCTCATCCATGAATACCGGCGCATCGTGCTGCGCGATCCGCTCCTGCCGGCCGAGATCCTGCCCGCCGATTGGCCGGGCGCGGCGGCCCGTGCCTTGTGCGCGGACATTTACGGCGCGCTGGTGGAGGGATCGGAGCGCTGGCTCGATGCCCATGGGGTGAACGAGCACGGCGCCCTTCCACCCCCGGCCGCAGACCTGCGGCGGCGCTTCCGGGCGTGA
- a CDS encoding TetR/AcrR family transcriptional regulator: MARTRAQDYDTKRLAILHKSAELFAQFGYSGTSITMIADACGVSKALLYHYYPDKEALLFDIISDHLDALIQVVEEAAAGARDPQERLFAISAGLLEAYRDADSQHQIQIANLKLLPQEKQDVLRELERVLVRIFSDALAEAVPQVGRGPMLKPLTMSLFGMLNWHYLWFRDGKGLSRAEYARLVTTLLQAGAQEAVAVVGTPAPAESAGQGEVTEAKAESKAAKAAVSPTPAPSAKPRKRAAARPRAAASRD; the protein is encoded by the coding sequence ATGGCCCGCACACGCGCCCAGGATTACGACACCAAGCGGCTGGCGATCCTGCACAAATCGGCCGAGCTGTTCGCGCAGTTCGGCTATTCCGGCACCTCGATCACCATGATCGCGGATGCCTGCGGCGTCTCCAAGGCCTTGCTCTATCACTATTATCCCGACAAGGAAGCGCTGCTCTTCGACATCATCTCCGACCATCTGGACGCCCTCATCCAGGTGGTGGAGGAGGCGGCCGCCGGCGCGCGCGATCCGCAGGAGCGCCTGTTCGCCATTTCCGCCGGCCTGCTGGAGGCCTATCGGGATGCCGATTCGCAGCACCAGATCCAGATCGCCAACTTGAAGCTCCTGCCGCAGGAAAAGCAGGACGTGCTGCGCGAATTGGAGCGCGTGCTGGTGCGCATCTTCTCCGACGCGCTGGCCGAGGCGGTGCCGCAGGTGGGGCGGGGGCCGATGCTGAAGCCCCTGACCATGTCGCTCTTCGGCATGCTCAATTGGCACTATCTGTGGTTCCGGGACGGCAAAGGCCTCTCGCGCGCCGAATATGCGCGCCTCGTGACCACCTTGCTCCAGGCGGGGGCGCAGGAGGCGGTGGCTGTTGTCGGCACGCCCGCGCCGGCGGAGAGCGCGGGGCAGGGCGAGGTCACCGAGGCGAAGGCCGAGAGCAAGGCCGCGAAGGCGGCGGTTTCGCCCACTCCCGCGCCGTCCGCCAAGCCCCGCAAGCGCGCCGCGGCCCGGCCGCGCGCGGCAGCCTCGCGGGACTGA